From a single Pleurodeles waltl isolate 20211129_DDA chromosome 8, aPleWal1.hap1.20221129, whole genome shotgun sequence genomic region:
- the LOC138249266 gene encoding myb-related transcription factor, partner of profilin-like — MMTSQPGSESAHAVSRSHTHRSRQGDAARHHGGSFVSLPGPNCNMANDGEVKDKGDRKRKLKFSEQELEVLTEEVVRNHDKLFGKNSLQVPESEKRKLWLEIQTKICTVGVAQRSVEEIRKRWYELRSRAKERVASRLQEARSTGGGPPTQTPSTPMEDMVESTLLPEAVSGVTDIDTSGTPSKGVPGPAAAEGGNVGDVETQPRSDSNTSESFSIAPTRRRTRVLRLPEYNLDSDEMPDEVPTPPPEG, encoded by the exons atgatgacatcacaaccaggaagtgagtcagcccatgctgtttccaggagccacacccacaggagcaggcagggagacgcAGCCCGGCACCATGGAGGCAGCTTTGTGAGcctgccaggaccaaactgcaacatggccaatgatggggaggtgaaggacaagggagacaggaagcgcaagctcaaattcagtgagcaggaactggaggtgctcactgaggaggttgtcaggaaccatgacaagctgtttgggaagaactcactccaggtccctgaaagtgagaaaaggaaactgtggttggaaattcagaccaaaatatgcacagtgggtgttgcgcagcgctctgtggaggagatacgcaagagatggtatgagctgcgttcccgtgccaaagaaagggtggccagcaggctacaggaggcaaggagcaccggaggagggccacccacccagacaccgtccacaccaatggaagacatggtggagtccacactgcttccagaagctgtcagtggtgtcactgacattgacacctcagggacacccagcaaag gtgtcccgggccctgctgcagcagaaggtggaaatgtgggggatgttgaaacacagccacggTCCGACTCCAATacaagtgagtctttcagtattgcaccaactagacgcaggacaAGGGTGTTACgtctcccagagtacaacctggactcagatgagatgccggatgaagtccccacaccacccccagaaggcTAG